The DNA window CCATCTCCCTCTACAGCAGCCAGGTGGCCAGGGTCCTGGAAACCCGCAGACAACTGGCAACCCTGGCCCGGGAAGGCATAGCCATTGGCGGCAATGATTACGAAAACCGCACCGAATTCCTGTACACGGATCTGAACGCAGTCAAGCCGGCCATGGTTCAGCTGGCCACAGAGAATGCCCGCGAAGTGGCGGACAAGTTCGCCCATGATTCGGGCTCCCATCTGGGCAAGATAAAGAGTGCCAGCCAGGGACAATTCACCATCAGTGACCGTGACAGCAACAGCCCCCAAATAAAGCGTATCAGGGTGGTTTCCACTGTCACCTACTACCTGACGGACTGAAAAGAAGGCGCTGATGCGCCTTCATTTTTTTGCGCTGGGCCACAATCCATTAATTTTTTCTAATGAAATGGATTGCTGGATACACCACATTCCATTAGAATTTTCTCATGGATTTAATTGGAGTTCCCCATGAAGGCTAATTCACTCTTGCTGACCCTGCTGGCACAAAGCACCTTAACCCTGGGTGCCTGGACCCTGAGCGCATTGCCCACAAGTATGGCTGCCTACGCGGCCGAACCTCAAACTCAGGTCCTGAAGGCCGAGGTGCACCCCCAGTACCTGACACTGGATGCGGTCATCGAGCCGGTGCGCGCTGCAACCGTGTCGGCGCAAACCTCGGGACGGATCATCAAACTCAATTTCGATGTCAATGACAAGGTTCCGGCCGGCGCTGCCCTGCTGGAAATCACCAGCAAGGAACAGGGCGCGGGCCTCGAGGCCGCCGAAGCCGAGCTTGCCAAGGCACAGGCGGTGAATATTGAGGCTCAGGCCCAGCTTAAACGAGTCAGCGAACTCTTTCCCAAGGGCGCGGTATCGCGCAACTCCATGGATGAAGCCATCGCCCGAGCCCGCAGCACCGAACAAGCCGTGACGGCCGCCAAGGCCGGTCTGACCCGGGCGAGGGAATCACTCAATTACACTGTGGTGTACGCCCCCTTTGGCGGTGTCCTGACTGCGCGCCATGTGGAAGTCGGTGAAACCGTCAATCCCGGTCAGCCATTGCTGTCCGGTTATGGCAGTGATGCGATGCGCGCCGTGTTCAGCCTGCCGCAGCAATGGATCAGCGCCTTTCGCGGCAACGCCAAGGTGGAACTGCAATTGGCCGATGGCAGCAAGATAGACAGTGACCGCATCGAACTGTTCGACTTTGCCTCCGCCGGTGGTCACAGCCAAAGAGTGCGGGTCGCGTTGCCCGAGCATGCCGCCGTGACGCCCGGCTCCTGGGCCAAGGTGCGCTTTATCAAGGAAATGCGCTCACAGCTGCGGATCCCCAAAAGTGCCCTGATAGTGCGCAACGAACTCAATGCCGTTTACCTCAAACAGGCCGACACTTTTGTGCTGACTCAGGTGCGCCTGGGTCAAGAGCAAGGTGATGAGCTGACCGTGCTTTCAGGACTTGCAGAAGGGGACGAAATCGCCCTCAATGCACACCAGGTTACGGCCAGGTAAGGGAGGCAAAATGACCAAGCAATCCCAGGGCCTGGGTATTTCGGGCCGCATCGCCGCCAGCTTCCAGCACAGTGCCATAACTCCCTTGCTGGCCCTGTTGGCCCTGTTGTTGGGCCTGTTCGCAGTGCTGATCACCCCCAAGGAAGAAGAGCCACAGATAGATGTGACTTTTGCCGACGTCTTTATCCCCTTCCCCGGCGCCACACCGGCGGAAGTCGAGCAATTGGTGACCCTGCCGGCGGAGCGGGTGATATCGGAAATCAAGGGTATTGATACCCTGTATTCCTTTTCCCAACCCGATGGTGCCCTGATCATCGTCATCTTCGAGGTGGGGGTAAAACGCCATGACGCCATAGTCAAACTTTACAACCAGATCTATTCCAACCTGGATAAGGTGCCACGCCTGGCCGGTGTCGGTGAGCCACTGATCAAACCCCGCGGTATCGACGATGTGCCCATCGTCAGCCTGACCCTGCACAGCAATGACCCCAAGGTATCGGCCCAGCAGCTTACCGACGTGGCCAGAACCCTGGAAGCCGAGCTCAAGCGCATTCCCGGCACCCGGGAGATTTCCGCCATGGGCCAGCAGCAACTGGTGCTCAATGTGCGCATCGATCCCCAGGCACTGTCGGCCTACGGTCTGAGCCTGACCCAGTTGGAAAGTGCCATTCGCGGTAATAACCTGATGGCGGCCAGCGTGCCCCTGGTACAGGACAACCAGGAAATCCGGGTGCAAACCGGCGAGTTTTTGCGCTCCGCCGACGATGTGGGTTTACTTGTGGTTGGTGTATTCCAGGAAAACGACGGCAGCCAAACTCCCGTATACCTGCAGGACGTGGCGACCATCAGCCTCAAGGCAGATGCTCCCAGGCAACAGGTGTTCCATGCGGACCGTGAAGGCACGGTTCCGGCCGTAACCATAGCCATAGGTAAGCAAAACGGCAGCAACGCGGTCGATATTGCCGATGCGGTACTGACCCGCATTGAGCAACTCAAGGGCCAACTGGTGCCTGACAATGTGCAGCTGACCGTCACCCGCAACTATGGGGTTACTGCGGCAGATAAATCCAATACGCTGATTTTCAAACTCATTTTTGCAACCGCCGCCGTAGTGGTATTGGTGCTGTTTACCATGGGTGCCCGTGAAGCCCTGGTGGTGGGCGTGGCCATCATTATCACCCTGGCCCTGACCCTGTTTGCCTCCTGGGCCTGGGGATTTACCCTGAACCGGGTATCCCTGTTTGCGCTGATATTTTCCATTGGCATTCTGGTGGACGACGCCATTGTGGTGGTGGAAAACATCCATCGCCATATGGCGCTCGGCAAACGCAGCCTGCTGGAATTAATTCCGGTGGCCGTCGATGAAGTAGGCGGTCCCACCATATTGGCAACCCTGACGGTTATCGCGGCCCTGTTGCCCATGGCCTTTGTTTCGGGCCTCATGGGCCCCTACATGAGCCCAATTCCCATCAATGCCAGCATGGGGATGCTGATTTCCCTGGCAGTGGCCTTTGTGCTGACCCCTTGGCTGAGCCGCAAGTTTATCCGCCACCAGCACCATGAGCCCAATGCCGAGTCCGAGACCGAAACAGGAGCCAGCGAGCACGCCGGTGCCGATCCCCGCCTGCTGACACTGTTCACGCGCCTGATAGGTCCCTTCCTCAAGGGGAGCGAGGGTCGCAAAGCCAGACTGGGACTGGGATTGGGGATAGCCGGACTTATCCTGGTGGCCCTGGTGCTGCCGGCGGTGCAACTGGTGGTGCTCAAGATGTTGCCCTTTGACAACAAGTCCGAATTTCAGGTGATGCTGGACATGCCCGAGGGCACGCCCCTTGAGCAAACCCAGAAGGTGCTGAAAGCCTTGTCAGCCGAGTTGGTGAAGCTGGAAGAAGTTGAACACCTGCAGCTTTATGCGGGAACGGCGGCGCCGATGAACTTCAACGGTCTGGTACGCCACTATTATCTGCGCTCCAGTCCTGAGCTTGGCGACATTCAGGTCAACCTGCTGGATAAGCGTCACAGACACAGAGACAGCCACAGCATAGCACTGGCCGCCCGGGAAGCCCTGCGTCCGGTCGCCGAGCGTTATGGCGCCAATGTCAAAGTGGTGGAAGTGCCACCCGGCCCTCCGGTCTGGTCACCGATAGTGGCCGAGATCTATGGCCCGGATCAGCAAACTCGTGAGAACACGGCCCGGGAAATTCAGTCCCTGTTTGCTGCCACGACGGATGTGGTCGATATAGATATCTTTCTGCCCGATCCCCAGCAAAAATGGCAGGTGCAGATAGACCGCAGCAAGGCTGCCCTGCTTGGCATCCGCTATGACACCATAGTGGATCTCATCAGCAGCGCCGTCGGTGGCAAGGACGTGGGCGTATTGCACCTCAAGGGACAAAGCAAGAGCGTGCCCATCCGTTTGCAGCTGGAAGAAGGCAGCAAACTGGACCTGTCAGAGTTGCTGGCGATGAACATCAGTGGTGCCCAGGGGCAAAGCTTTCCCCTGGCGGCAGTGGTGGCTATCCGAACCGAGGTGATGGATGCGCCCATTATCCATAAGAACCTCAATCCCATGGTGATGGTGGTGGCCGATATGGCCGGGCCTTTGGACAGCCCGCTATATGGCATGTTTGAGATGGCGGCGGACATTGATGCCAGGGGCGGTATTGAGCAGAACTACATCCAGCAGCCATCCGGATTGACCATGCCGGGCATACTCTGGGACGGTGAGTGGAAGATCACCTATGAAACCTTCCGCGACATGGGTCTGGCCTATGCTGTGGGCATGATAGCCATTTACCTGCTGGTGGTGGCCCAGTTCCGTTCCTACCTGGTGCCGCTGATAATCATGGCGCCTATCCCACTGACAGTCATAGGCGTGATGCCGGGGCATGCCCTGCTCGGGGCCCAGTTCACCGCTACCTCCATGATAGGCATGATTGCCCTGGCGGGGATCATAGTGCGCAACTCCATATTGTTGGTGGATTTTATCAATCAGGAGTCCGCCTCCGGTGTGCCCTTTGAACGGGCGGTGATCCACTCGGGCGCCGTGCGGGCCAAGCCCATCATGCTGACGGCGCTGGCCGCCATGATTGGGGCCCTGTTTATACTCGATGATCCCATATTCAACGGTCTGGCCATCAGCCTGATCTTCGGTATCTTTATATCAACCCTGCTGACTCTGGTGGTGATACCCGTGCTTTACTATGCACTGATGCGCCACCGTATGGAGTCATAACCCAATGCGCCCAGGCGCGAGGAGTCATTATGTCACTTGAACGTTCTGTTATGGCATTTGCCGGTTTTATGGTGCTGCTGTCACTGCTGCTGACCGCCTTTGTACATCATAATTTTGTCTGGCTAACGGCTTTTGTTGGCGCTAACCTGTTTCAAAGCGCCTTTACCGGCTTCTGCCCCGCCGCCATGCTGATGAAAAAGATGGGGATCAAGTCAGAGGCCGAGTTGGCGAAGAAATAATCCACTCACACAAGGAGAGACTGTGAAATTACTGACACTTTGGCGCGGCTTGGTGCTGTGCCTGACCCTGCTGTTGCCAATAGCATCTTGGGCCGGAGAGGGCAAAGATCCAGCCGTCGCCTGGCAAAAAATCCAGGCCGGCGCCATGGTGGTGGATGTACGCACCGCCGAGGAATACGCTGCCGGACATATCGACGGTGCCATCAACATCCCCTTCGAGCAGATTGCGGCCGAGTTTGCCAAGCGCGGTATCGCCAAGGATGCAGAAGTGGTGCTTTACTGCCGCAGCGGTCGTCGCAGCGGCATTGCCCAGGACAGCCTGGTGGCCGAAGGGTACGAGCACACCTATAACGGTGGCGGCTTTGAATCCCTGGCGGCAGCCAAACCCTGATTTCAGCTACCCCTGATTTCAGCTACATTGAAAAGGCACCCTTGGGTGCCTTTTTTATTGCCGCAACGTCCTTTTCACAGAGGCGACATTGTT is part of the Shewanella cyperi genome and encodes:
- a CDS encoding efflux RND transporter periplasmic adaptor subunit; the protein is MAAYAAEPQTQVLKAEVHPQYLTLDAVIEPVRAATVSAQTSGRIIKLNFDVNDKVPAGAALLEITSKEQGAGLEAAEAELAKAQAVNIEAQAQLKRVSELFPKGAVSRNSMDEAIARARSTEQAVTAAKAGLTRARESLNYTVVYAPFGGVLTARHVEVGETVNPGQPLLSGYGSDAMRAVFSLPQQWISAFRGNAKVELQLADGSKIDSDRIELFDFASAGGHSQRVRVALPEHAAVTPGSWAKVRFIKEMRSQLRIPKSALIVRNELNAVYLKQADTFVLTQVRLGQEQGDELTVLSGLAEGDEIALNAHQVTAR
- a CDS encoding efflux RND transporter permease subunit, with protein sequence MTKQSQGLGISGRIAASFQHSAITPLLALLALLLGLFAVLITPKEEEPQIDVTFADVFIPFPGATPAEVEQLVTLPAERVISEIKGIDTLYSFSQPDGALIIVIFEVGVKRHDAIVKLYNQIYSNLDKVPRLAGVGEPLIKPRGIDDVPIVSLTLHSNDPKVSAQQLTDVARTLEAELKRIPGTREISAMGQQQLVLNVRIDPQALSAYGLSLTQLESAIRGNNLMAASVPLVQDNQEIRVQTGEFLRSADDVGLLVVGVFQENDGSQTPVYLQDVATISLKADAPRQQVFHADREGTVPAVTIAIGKQNGSNAVDIADAVLTRIEQLKGQLVPDNVQLTVTRNYGVTAADKSNTLIFKLIFATAAVVVLVLFTMGAREALVVGVAIIITLALTLFASWAWGFTLNRVSLFALIFSIGILVDDAIVVVENIHRHMALGKRSLLELIPVAVDEVGGPTILATLTVIAALLPMAFVSGLMGPYMSPIPINASMGMLISLAVAFVLTPWLSRKFIRHQHHEPNAESETETGASEHAGADPRLLTLFTRLIGPFLKGSEGRKARLGLGLGIAGLILVALVLPAVQLVVLKMLPFDNKSEFQVMLDMPEGTPLEQTQKVLKALSAELVKLEEVEHLQLYAGTAAPMNFNGLVRHYYLRSSPELGDIQVNLLDKRHRHRDSHSIALAAREALRPVAERYGANVKVVEVPPGPPVWSPIVAEIYGPDQQTRENTAREIQSLFAATTDVVDIDIFLPDPQQKWQVQIDRSKAALLGIRYDTIVDLISSAVGGKDVGVLHLKGQSKSVPIRLQLEEGSKLDLSELLAMNISGAQGQSFPLAAVVAIRTEVMDAPIIHKNLNPMVMVVADMAGPLDSPLYGMFEMAADIDARGGIEQNYIQQPSGLTMPGILWDGEWKITYETFRDMGLAYAVGMIAIYLLVVAQFRSYLVPLIIMAPIPLTVIGVMPGHALLGAQFTATSMIGMIALAGIIVRNSILLVDFINQESASGVPFERAVIHSGAVRAKPIMLTALAAMIGALFILDDPIFNGLAISLIFGIFISTLLTLVVIPVLYYALMRHRMES
- a CDS encoding YgaP family membrane protein, whose protein sequence is MSLERSVMAFAGFMVLLSLLLTAFVHHNFVWLTAFVGANLFQSAFTGFCPAAMLMKKMGIKSEAELAKK
- a CDS encoding rhodanese-like domain-containing protein, coding for MVLCLTLLLPIASWAGEGKDPAVAWQKIQAGAMVVDVRTAEEYAAGHIDGAINIPFEQIAAEFAKRGIAKDAEVVLYCRSGRRSGIAQDSLVAEGYEHTYNGGGFESLAAAKP